A single window of Chitinophaga sp. XS-30 DNA harbors:
- a CDS encoding class I SAM-dependent methyltransferase, whose product MELQDHPLKVAPTAALVLSYAHSLYTRGLAKTYFEQLDLAEGKALAAKLPTEAGGLVCCRKRFIRHQLEQFLDNEDPVQVAILGAGLDPLSLHLLEFHREAVHSIYEVDADHLRQKEQHYHTLLPARQPVRFIQADMNDTLHLPDLLRDAGYSFGRPAIIIFEGVAHYMSDEQFLNLMQLFRTPNKTNVVFMDYTLPEYAMSPASRPVFKAVKKQIESLVGRPLSVYSRPDIFQLVEMLQGDVAGVDSMKDMEFKLNGRNERYHEEGEGLIEMISFYL is encoded by the coding sequence ATGGAACTACAGGATCATCCACTGAAGGTAGCCCCCACGGCCGCATTAGTACTGTCTTATGCCCATTCGTTATACACCCGGGGCCTTGCGAAAACCTATTTTGAGCAGCTGGACCTTGCGGAAGGGAAAGCCCTGGCCGCAAAATTGCCCACGGAAGCGGGCGGCCTGGTATGCTGCCGCAAACGCTTTATCCGGCACCAATTGGAGCAATTCCTGGACAATGAGGACCCTGTGCAGGTAGCCATACTGGGTGCGGGGTTGGACCCGCTCTCCCTGCATCTGCTGGAATTTCACCGGGAAGCCGTACACAGCATCTATGAAGTGGATGCAGATCATCTCAGGCAGAAGGAACAACATTACCATACATTGCTGCCGGCCCGTCAGCCGGTACGTTTTATTCAGGCGGATATGAACGATACCCTGCATCTCCCGGACCTGCTCCGGGATGCGGGGTATTCCTTCGGCCGCCCGGCCATTATCATATTCGAAGGAGTGGCCCATTATATGAGCGATGAGCAGTTCCTGAACCTGATGCAGCTGTTCAGGACGCCGAACAAGACCAATGTGGTATTCATGGATTATACGCTGCCGGAGTATGCCATGAGCCCGGCTTCCAGGCCTGTTTTCAAAGCGGTGAAAAAGCAGATAGAATCCCTGGTCGGGCGACCGCTCAGCGTATATAGCCGCCCGGATATTTTTCAGCTGGTGGAAATGTTACAGGGAGATGTGGCCGGCGTTGACTCCATGAAAGACATGGAATTCAAACTGAACGGCCGCAATGAGCGGTATCATGAAGAAGGGGAAGGATTGATCGAGATGATATCCTTTTATTTGTGA
- the pdxA gene encoding 4-hydroxythreonine-4-phosphate dehydrogenase PdxA has product MSTATHTHRPVIGITVGDLNSIGTEIIIKTFTDTRMLELCTPVIFSSNKAVNFYRKLLNENNFNYQSIKDFSRLNPKQVSVFNCWEEEVQIMPGSLNETGGKYAARSLAVAIECLKDKQVEGLVTAPIHKKNIQSPDFSFTGHTPYLQHAFGSKDVLMFMTAENMRIGLLTEHVPVADIAKYVTKENILSKIMIMRDSLVRDFGIDNPRIAVLGLNPHAGDEGLIGDEEIKHITPAIRQAKHQGILCIGPYSADAFFAREMYRRFDGVLAMYHDQGLIPFKSLALGEGINYTAGLPIVRTSPDHGTAFDIAGKNTADESSFRQAIYTCIDIIGQRKRYAENTKNPLKKSELASEGI; this is encoded by the coding sequence ATGAGTACTGCCACACATACGCACCGGCCCGTGATCGGGATCACGGTAGGAGATCTGAACAGCATCGGGACCGAGATCATCATCAAGACCTTCACTGATACCCGTATGCTTGAATTGTGCACCCCGGTGATCTTTTCTTCCAACAAGGCGGTCAACTTCTACCGGAAACTGCTCAACGAGAACAATTTCAATTACCAGAGCATAAAAGACTTTTCCCGTCTGAACCCCAAGCAGGTGAGCGTTTTCAACTGCTGGGAGGAAGAAGTGCAGATCATGCCCGGATCGCTGAATGAAACCGGCGGCAAATATGCGGCCCGTTCATTGGCGGTGGCTATCGAATGCCTGAAAGACAAACAAGTGGAAGGTCTCGTTACCGCCCCTATCCATAAAAAGAACATCCAGAGCCCGGATTTCAGCTTTACCGGCCACACCCCTTATCTGCAGCATGCTTTCGGCAGCAAGGATGTACTGATGTTCATGACCGCGGAGAACATGCGCATCGGCCTGCTTACAGAGCATGTGCCGGTTGCCGATATCGCAAAATATGTCACCAAGGAAAATATCCTGAGCAAGATCATGATCATGCGCGACAGCCTGGTGAGGGATTTCGGGATAGATAACCCGCGTATTGCCGTACTTGGACTGAATCCCCATGCCGGGGACGAGGGCCTGATCGGTGATGAGGAGATCAAACACATCACACCGGCCATCAGGCAAGCCAAGCATCAGGGTATCCTGTGCATCGGGCCTTACAGTGCAGACGCTTTCTTTGCCCGTGAAATGTACCGCAGGTTCGATGGCGTACTGGCCATGTATCATGATCAGGGGCTGATCCCTTTCAAATCCCTGGCCCTCGGAGAAGGGATCAACTACACGGCGGGACTTCCCATAGTGCGTACCTCTCCCGATCATGGCACCGCTTTCGACATTGCCGGCAAGAATACCGCAGATGAATCCTCTTTCCGCCAGGCGATCTATACCTGCATCGATATCATCGGGCAGCGGAAACGTTATGCGGAGAACACGAAGAACCCGCTGAAGAAATCTGAACTGGCATCGGAAGGGATCTGA
- the rsmA gene encoding 16S rRNA (adenine(1518)-N(6)/adenine(1519)-N(6))-dimethyltransferase RsmA, translating to MYTLKKSLGQHFLKDENICRRIVEALPVAAGDQVLEVGPGAGAITKYLLELPGITFRAVELDTEKVRYLEQTYPAIKGKLVNESFLDMQPPYEGAFAVIGNFPYNISTQIMFRILDWKAQVPVVVGMFQKEVALRIAAKHGNKDYGILSVFLQRFYDVEYLFEVHEDSFNPPPRVKSAVIRLTRLASPLPVKSEKKFTLLVKTAFGQRRKQLRNPLKGFFDKAFLQEPIFTKRAEELTVADFVALTEHML from the coding sequence ATGTACACGCTAAAAAAGTCACTGGGACAGCATTTTCTCAAAGATGAGAACATTTGCAGAAGGATCGTTGAGGCATTGCCGGTGGCTGCCGGGGATCAGGTGCTGGAAGTAGGGCCGGGCGCCGGGGCTATCACAAAATACCTGCTGGAGCTGCCCGGGATCACCTTCAGGGCCGTTGAGCTGGATACGGAAAAGGTCCGGTACCTGGAGCAGACCTATCCCGCCATCAAGGGAAAACTCGTCAACGAAAGCTTCCTGGACATGCAGCCGCCCTATGAAGGCGCATTTGCTGTCATCGGCAATTTCCCGTACAATATCTCCACACAGATCATGTTCCGCATACTGGACTGGAAAGCGCAGGTGCCGGTGGTGGTGGGCATGTTCCAGAAAGAAGTGGCGCTGCGTATTGCGGCAAAGCATGGCAACAAGGATTATGGCATCCTGAGCGTATTCCTGCAGCGGTTTTACGATGTGGAATACCTGTTCGAAGTGCATGAAGATAGTTTCAATCCGCCGCCCAGGGTGAAATCCGCCGTGATCCGGCTCACCAGGCTGGCATCACCTTTGCCGGTGAAAAGCGAGAAAAAATTTACGCTGCTCGTCAAAACAGCATTCGGACAGCGCCGCAAGCAGCTGCGCAATCCGCTGAAAGGTTTTTTCGACAAGGCATTTTTACAGGAACCGATATTTACAAAAAGGGCGGAAGAGCTGACCGTAGCGGATTTCGTAGCCCTGACCGAACATATGTTATGA
- a CDS encoding NAD(P)-dependent oxidoreductase, which translates to MSQKVLITAKVHPYLIDQLEAKGYTVSYQPSVTYDGVMQEVHDCVGIIVTTRIRVDRAMIDRAAQLMWIGRLGSGMELIDVAYAESKGIRCASSPEGNRDTVGEQAVGMLIMLMHNLLKSNLELREGIWERDGNRAYELGGLTVGIIGYGHTGSAFARKLRGFDVRILAYDKYRQGYGDELVEEAAMERLYAEADIVSTHLPLTEETRHLASSRFFGSFHKPVYFINTSRGKVVNTADLIEAIKAGTVRGACLDVLENEKLDTFNAAEKAQFRFLLEDPRVVLTPHIAGYSHEASIKMAEYVLRKLNIQPAFSV; encoded by the coding sequence ATGAGCCAGAAAGTTTTAATTACCGCCAAAGTACATCCATATCTGATCGATCAACTGGAAGCAAAAGGATATACCGTCAGTTATCAGCCTTCTGTTACCTATGATGGTGTGATGCAGGAAGTGCACGATTGCGTGGGGATTATTGTCACCACCCGCATCAGGGTAGACAGGGCGATGATCGACCGTGCAGCGCAGCTGATGTGGATCGGCAGGCTGGGGTCGGGAATGGAACTGATCGATGTGGCCTATGCAGAAAGCAAAGGCATACGCTGCGCCAGCAGTCCCGAAGGCAACCGGGACACAGTAGGGGAACAGGCCGTGGGCATGCTCATCATGCTGATGCATAATCTTTTGAAAAGCAACCTGGAATTAAGGGAAGGCATCTGGGAAAGGGACGGCAACCGTGCGTACGAGCTGGGCGGGCTGACGGTAGGCATTATCGGGTACGGCCATACCGGCAGCGCTTTTGCCCGGAAGCTGCGGGGCTTCGACGTGCGCATCCTGGCATATGACAAGTACCGGCAGGGATATGGGGACGAGCTGGTGGAAGAAGCGGCTATGGAGCGATTGTATGCTGAGGCCGATATTGTGAGCACGCATCTGCCGCTGACGGAAGAAACGCGGCACCTGGCCAGCAGCCGGTTCTTCGGATCTTTTCACAAGCCGGTATATTTCATCAATACCTCACGCGGCAAGGTGGTCAACACAGCTGACCTCATTGAAGCTATAAAAGCCGGTACAGTCCGCGGCGCCTGCCTCGACGTGCTGGAAAACGAGAAGCTGGATACTTTCAACGCAGCAGAGAAAGCGCAGTTCCGCTTTTTGCTGGAAGACCCCCGTGTGGTGCTAACGCCGCACATCGCGGGATATTCTCATGAAGCCAGCATCAAAATGGCGGAATACGTGTTGCGCAAACTGAATATCCAGCCTGCGTTCAGCGTATAA
- the greA gene encoding transcription elongation factor GreA, whose translation MSGVNYVTKETLELMREELTQLKTKGRAEIARAISEAREKGDLKENAEYDAAKEAQGLHEAKIAVLENAIATARVVEADSIDTSKVSILCKVTITNVANKKTVTYQLVSEQEADLKAGKISVTSPIGKGLLGKQVGEVADVIAPNGKMKFKIDNITV comes from the coding sequence ATGTCTGGCGTCAACTATGTAACCAAAGAGACCCTTGAATTAATGAGGGAGGAGCTTACGCAACTCAAAACCAAAGGAAGGGCCGAGATAGCCAGAGCTATTTCGGAGGCTCGTGAGAAAGGGGATTTGAAGGAAAATGCAGAATATGATGCGGCCAAGGAAGCCCAGGGCCTCCATGAAGCGAAGATCGCCGTGCTGGAGAATGCCATTGCTACGGCAAGGGTGGTGGAAGCCGATTCCATCGATACCTCCAAGGTATCCATTCTTTGTAAAGTGACCATTACGAACGTAGCGAATAAGAAAACTGTCACGTACCAGCTGGTATCCGAGCAGGAAGCCGATCTGAAAGCCGGCAAGATCTCCGTTACATCGCCCATCGGAAAAGGCCTGCTGGGCAAGCAGGTTGGAGAGGTGGCCGATGTTATTGCCCCCAATGGCAAAATGAAGTTTAAGATAGACAATATTACGGTGTAG
- a CDS encoding HIT family protein, whose protein sequence is MTIFSKIIKGDIPSYRIAENDRFYAFLDIFPLVKGHTLIVPKVETDKFFDLEDDLLREWLVFAKPIAQAIERAIPCNRVGISVVGLEVPHAHMHLVPVNSADDLNFTRSKLKLSPEEFREVQALITAGL, encoded by the coding sequence ATGACCATCTTTTCCAAGATCATTAAAGGCGATATCCCGAGTTACCGCATTGCCGAGAACGACCGTTTTTATGCCTTTCTCGATATTTTTCCCCTGGTGAAAGGGCATACCCTGATCGTACCGAAAGTGGAAACGGATAAGTTCTTTGACCTGGAAGATGACCTGCTGCGGGAATGGCTGGTTTTCGCGAAACCGATAGCACAGGCCATAGAAAGAGCGATACCCTGCAACCGGGTGGGGATCAGTGTGGTAGGGTTGGAAGTGCCGCATGCGCACATGCACCTGGTGCCGGTCAATTCCGCGGATGACCTGAACTTCACCCGATCGAAGCTGAAGCTGTCGCCCGAAGAGTTCAGGGAAGTGCAGGCGCTGATTACCGCAGGACTATAA
- a CDS encoding response regulator transcription factor yields MDTKARILLVEDDYNLGAITKKRLEESGYEVIHCSDGDIAWKQFQKSLFDICLLDVVMPKKNGFELAKQIRQKNDLIPILFLTSKSEDEDKISGFKHGADDYVTKPFSMQELLLRIEVFLKRTRPLNADKRATFTVGKTTFDYGELKLTDKNGKLKATLTQKEADLLKFFCENANKTLKREEILYHVWGKDDYFLGRSMDVFITKIRKHFSDDKDVKLETLHGIGFKFYVPTL; encoded by the coding sequence ATGGATACGAAGGCTAGAATTTTACTAGTTGAGGATGATTACAACCTGGGTGCAATAACCAAAAAGCGATTGGAAGAATCCGGATACGAGGTGATCCATTGCTCTGACGGTGACATAGCCTGGAAACAGTTCCAGAAAAGCCTTTTCGATATATGTCTGCTGGATGTTGTAATGCCGAAGAAAAATGGCTTTGAGCTGGCCAAACAGATCAGGCAGAAAAACGATCTGATCCCGATCCTGTTCCTGACCTCCAAATCGGAGGATGAGGACAAGATCAGCGGCTTCAAACATGGCGCGGACGATTATGTGACCAAGCCCTTCAGCATGCAGGAACTGTTGCTGCGTATTGAAGTATTCCTGAAACGTACCCGCCCGCTGAATGCGGACAAACGGGCTACTTTCACTGTTGGCAAGACCACCTTTGATTATGGGGAACTCAAACTGACAGACAAGAATGGTAAATTGAAAGCCACCCTTACACAAAAGGAGGCCGACCTGCTGAAATTCTTCTGCGAGAATGCGAACAAAACCCTTAAACGCGAGGAGATTCTTTATCACGTATGGGGGAAAGACGATTATTTCCTTGGCCGCAGTATGGATGTATTCATCACCAAAATAAGAAAGCACTTCAGTGATGACAAAGATGTGAAGCTCGAAACACTCCACGGTATCGGGTTCAAATTCTACGTCCCCACCTTATAG
- the ruvC gene encoding crossover junction endodeoxyribonuclease RuvC, protein MANNSKIILGIDPGTIIMGYGLIVVQGQKVEIVDMDVLKLNPKKDHYERLRMIHHRVNELILKHRPASCAIEAPFFGKNVQSMLKLGRAQGVAIASAMQAGVAVAEYSPKKVKQSITGNGSANKEQVWQMLQRILHFSEQPQYLDATDALAVAVCHHFQESSPFATAGKSKGWEKFLQQHPERVGK, encoded by the coding sequence TTGGCAAACAATTCAAAAATAATTCTTGGCATAGATCCGGGTACGATCATTATGGGATACGGATTAATCGTTGTTCAGGGTCAGAAGGTGGAGATCGTGGATATGGATGTGCTCAAGCTCAATCCTAAAAAAGATCATTATGAACGGCTGCGGATGATCCATCACCGGGTAAACGAGCTTATCCTGAAGCACCGGCCGGCCAGTTGCGCCATTGAAGCGCCGTTTTTCGGCAAGAACGTACAAAGTATGCTCAAGCTGGGACGCGCCCAGGGCGTAGCCATCGCCAGCGCTATGCAGGCCGGGGTGGCTGTGGCGGAGTATTCCCCGAAGAAAGTAAAGCAGTCCATCACCGGTAATGGCAGCGCCAACAAGGAACAGGTCTGGCAAATGCTGCAACGCATCCTGCACTTTTCGGAGCAACCGCAATATCTTGATGCCACCGATGCCCTGGCCGTAGCCGTCTGCCATCACTTCCAGGAAAGCAGCCCTTTTGCAACTGCCGGCAAATCAAAAGGCTGGGAAAAGTTTCTGCAGCAACATCCCGAACGGGTGGGCAAGTAA
- a CDS encoding lysylphosphatidylglycerol synthase domain-containing protein, producing the protein MPKSESLNKSTKIILNYVLGGALFIWLTYAIYQQLIHQQNLPAALAHMQSTILEKGLLLLLLVVVLMFVNWGLEAKKWQMLVAPLEAVPFARAFGAILSGVTLSVNTPNRIGEYGGRILYLENRNKLKAIAATIVGSYSQLIITIVFGLCGLIYYINNFQLIKADNYFAPNFWEKLLLGILIVICVFIVILYFRLQIIVAVFEKVPLLRKLKVFIQIIARYSPGQLRKLLLLSTLRYMVFTAQYLILLYALGVTFVWWQGFFMINMIYLIMAIVPTIAIAELGLRGQVSIYFLGLLSANTAGIVAGTVAIWLINLVLPAAIGSILLLGVKIFKDK; encoded by the coding sequence TTGCCAAAATCCGAAAGTCTGAACAAAAGTACCAAAATAATCCTCAATTACGTGCTGGGCGGCGCCCTCTTCATCTGGTTGACCTACGCCATCTATCAGCAGCTCATACATCAGCAAAACCTGCCGGCTGCATTGGCCCATATGCAAAGCACGATACTGGAGAAGGGTTTGTTGCTTTTGTTGCTGGTGGTGGTGTTGATGTTCGTGAACTGGGGACTGGAAGCGAAAAAATGGCAAATGCTGGTAGCTCCCCTTGAAGCAGTGCCCTTTGCTAGAGCCTTTGGGGCCATTCTCAGCGGGGTGACGCTCTCCGTGAACACTCCGAACCGGATCGGCGAATACGGCGGCCGCATCCTTTACCTGGAGAACCGGAACAAGCTCAAAGCCATTGCGGCTACCATCGTGGGAAGCTACAGCCAGCTGATCATTACCATCGTGTTCGGCCTCTGCGGCCTGATCTATTATATTAATAATTTCCAGTTGATCAAGGCGGACAATTACTTCGCGCCGAATTTCTGGGAGAAATTATTGTTAGGAATACTCATAGTCATTTGCGTCTTCATTGTAATACTTTACTTTCGGTTACAGATCATCGTAGCCGTATTTGAAAAGGTGCCGCTGTTACGAAAATTGAAGGTGTTTATCCAGATCATCGCCCGGTATTCCCCAGGCCAGCTGCGGAAATTGCTGCTGCTGAGCACCCTGCGTTATATGGTGTTTACGGCACAGTATTTGATTTTGCTGTACGCACTGGGCGTGACTTTCGTGTGGTGGCAGGGGTTCTTTATGATCAATATGATCTACCTCATTATGGCTATAGTGCCCACTATCGCCATTGCGGAGCTGGGGCTCCGGGGGCAGGTCAGCATCTATTTCCTGGGCCTGTTGAGTGCAAATACGGCAGGGATCGTGGCTGGAACGGTAGCTATCTGGCTGATCAACCTGGTACTACCGGCGGCAATAGGCAGCATTTTGCTGCTGGGCGTCAAAATTTTCAAGGATAAATAG
- a CDS encoding DUF3108 domain-containing protein, translated as MKYFLLLMVLTITGRSFAQDNFCGISNTSFKAGESLTLKVFYNLGSVFVGAGEATFNCKLEKYGGRDAYHVVGEGKTFRTYDWIFKVRDKYESYIDTSTMLPIRFIRNVSEGGYKIYNNVGFNRDAGTATSTNGTFKVPDCIQDVISAIYYARNIDFSKYKPGDRIPFAMFLDDEVYNIYIRYMGKEEVNTRYGKFRAIKFKPLLIKGTIFEGGEQMTVWVSDDGNKIPLRIDSPISVGSIKVDMTGYANLRHPLTSLIKKR; from the coding sequence ATGAAGTATTTTCTATTACTGATGGTGTTAACCATAACCGGGCGTTCTTTTGCACAAGATAATTTTTGTGGTATCTCCAATACGAGCTTCAAAGCCGGTGAATCCCTGACCCTCAAAGTATTCTACAACCTGGGCAGCGTATTCGTGGGCGCAGGAGAAGCCACCTTCAACTGTAAACTGGAAAAATACGGGGGGCGCGACGCCTATCATGTCGTAGGCGAAGGCAAGACTTTCCGCACGTACGACTGGATATTCAAAGTGCGCGACAAATACGAAAGCTATATCGATACCTCCACCATGCTGCCTATCCGCTTCATCCGCAACGTCAGCGAAGGGGGGTACAAGATATACAACAACGTGGGGTTCAACCGTGATGCAGGCACCGCCACCAGCACCAACGGTACTTTTAAAGTGCCGGACTGCATCCAGGACGTGATCAGCGCCATTTATTACGCCAGGAATATCGACTTCTCCAAATACAAACCCGGGGACCGCATACCTTTTGCCATGTTCCTGGATGACGAGGTATATAATATCTATATCCGGTATATGGGAAAAGAAGAGGTCAATACCCGCTACGGGAAATTCCGGGCCATCAAGTTCAAACCCCTGCTGATCAAAGGCACCATTTTCGAAGGCGGGGAGCAGATGACCGTATGGGTGAGCGACGACGGCAACAAGATCCCGCTGCGGATAGACAGCCCCATTTCCGTAGGAAGCATTAAAGTGGATATGACCGGATACGCGAACCTCCGCCATCCCCTGACATCGCTGATAAAGAAAAGGTAA
- a CDS encoding response regulator transcription factor, with amino-acid sequence MEERKPKILLAEDDTNLGMVLKNYLELNDYDVELCRDGILALAAFRRDKFDICLLDIMMPNMDGFKLAEEIRDVDPDIPLFFLSAKTMKEDIIQGYKLGADDYISKPFDSELLLLKIKAILKRNQELNNKEEELFEFNIGQYHFNSRLRTLTKGSDSSTLSPKENELLHMLCEHKNDLLPREVALKKIWGSDTYFNGRSMDVYIAKLRKYLKEDPNIEIVNIHGNGFRLVVKD; translated from the coding sequence ATGGAAGAACGCAAACCCAAGATACTGCTGGCAGAAGATGATACCAATCTGGGCATGGTACTGAAAAACTACCTGGAGCTGAATGACTATGATGTAGAGTTGTGCCGGGACGGTATTCTAGCGCTGGCTGCATTCCGCAGGGATAAATTCGATATCTGCCTGCTGGACATCATGATGCCGAATATGGACGGTTTCAAGCTGGCGGAAGAGATCCGCGATGTGGACCCGGACATTCCCCTCTTCTTCCTCTCGGCCAAGACCATGAAGGAAGATATCATCCAGGGGTATAAGCTCGGGGCGGATGATTATATTTCCAAACCTTTCGACAGCGAACTGCTGTTGCTGAAGATCAAGGCCATCCTCAAACGCAACCAGGAGCTGAACAACAAGGAAGAAGAACTGTTCGAATTCAATATAGGGCAATACCATTTCAATTCCCGCCTGCGTACCCTCACAAAAGGCAGCGACTCCAGCACGCTTTCCCCGAAGGAGAACGAACTTTTGCATATGCTCTGCGAGCACAAGAACGATCTGTTGCCGCGCGAGGTAGCCTTGAAAAAGATCTGGGGCAGCGATACCTACTTTAACGGCCGCAGTATGGATGTGTACATCGCCAAACTGCGGAAATACCTGAAAGAAGATCCCAATATCGAGATCGTGAACATTCACGGCAACGGGTTCAGGCTGGTGGTAAAAGATTAA
- the ruvB gene encoding Holliday junction branch migration DNA helicase RuvB, which yields MSNSNIRPDENRLSAAEKEFENSIRPREIIDFSGQDQIIDNLKIFIKAAKLRDEALDHILFHGPPGLGKTTLSRIVANELGVNIRETSGPVIEKPGDLAGLLTNLEEKDVLFVDEIHRLSTVVEEYLYSAMEDYRIDIMIDSGPNARSVQINLHPFTLVGATTRSGLLTAPLLSRFGIKSRLEYYNSAILQKIIWRAAGLLGTKITSDASMEIARRSRGTPRIANGLLRRVRDFAQVMGNGVIDMGIAEFSLKALSVDEYGLDEMDNRILNVIIENFKGGPVGLTTIATAVGEEPGTLEEVYEPFLIQEGFIKRTPRGREVTEKAYTHLGKSPHKGGPQLLF from the coding sequence ATGTCCAATTCCAACATAAGACCAGATGAGAACAGGCTGAGCGCCGCCGAAAAGGAGTTCGAGAACAGTATCCGGCCCAGGGAGATCATTGATTTTTCGGGGCAGGACCAGATCATTGATAACCTGAAGATCTTTATCAAGGCGGCCAAGCTCCGTGATGAGGCGCTGGACCATATACTTTTCCATGGCCCTCCGGGATTGGGAAAAACAACTTTGTCGCGTATTGTGGCCAATGAGCTGGGCGTAAATATCCGGGAGACTTCCGGGCCGGTGATCGAAAAACCGGGCGATCTGGCGGGCCTGCTCACCAACCTGGAGGAAAAAGACGTGCTATTCGTGGACGAGATCCACCGGCTGAGCACCGTTGTGGAGGAATACCTTTATTCGGCCATGGAGGATTACCGTATTGATATCATGATCGATTCCGGGCCCAATGCCCGTTCCGTACAGATCAACCTGCACCCCTTCACGCTGGTGGGCGCCACCACCCGCTCCGGCTTGCTGACCGCTCCGCTGCTGAGCCGCTTCGGCATCAAGTCACGCCTGGAATATTACAACTCGGCCATCCTGCAAAAGATCATCTGGCGCGCAGCCGGGTTGCTCGGCACCAAAATAACTTCCGATGCTTCCATGGAAATTGCCCGCCGCTCCCGCGGTACGCCGCGTATCGCCAACGGCCTGCTGCGCCGGGTGCGGGATTTTGCGCAGGTGATGGGGAACGGGGTGATAGATATGGGCATTGCCGAGTTCAGCCTGAAAGCGTTGAGCGTGGATGAATATGGATTGGATGAAATGGATAACCGTATCCTGAACGTGATCATAGAGAACTTCAAAGGCGGTCCCGTTGGCCTCACCACCATTGCTACCGCCGTAGGGGAAGAGCCGGGTACGCTGGAAGAAGTCTACGAGCCATTCCTGATCCAGGAAGGCTTTATCAAACGTACGCCGAGGGGAAGGGAGGTAACGGAGAAGGCTTATACGCATTTGGGGAAATCTCCCCACAAAGGAGGGCCGCAGCTGCTGTTCTGA
- a CDS encoding M20/M25/M40 family metallo-hydrolase, producing MKCKALSLFCLLLTGVLSVKAQQISEDEVKRIISMLAADDMQGRATYSPGIEKASIFIEQEFTAAGLEPLPGQQDFRQRFATVGRQVRALDSVTEEEGPKFLHNVAGMIKGSSHPDEYVIFSGHYDHIGIRKAVEGDSIANGADDDASGITAVILLAEYFKQHPPARSVIFAAFTAEEIGGFGSRFFSQQLDPEKIVAMFNIEMIGKESKFGRNSAFITGFERSDFGEMLQRNLEGSSFQFHPDPYPEQRLFYRSDNATLARLGVPAHTISTTQIDKDTLYHSVDDEVESLDMKNIADIIEAIAVSAKSIVDGKDTPVRIRKEED from the coding sequence ATGAAATGTAAAGCGCTCAGCCTGTTTTGCCTGCTGCTGACAGGCGTATTATCCGTAAAAGCCCAGCAAATCAGCGAAGATGAAGTAAAAAGGATCATCAGCATGCTTGCGGCGGACGACATGCAGGGCCGCGCCACTTATTCTCCCGGCATTGAAAAGGCATCCATATTCATTGAACAGGAATTCACCGCAGCGGGACTGGAGCCGCTGCCCGGGCAGCAGGATTTCCGCCAGCGTTTTGCCACGGTGGGCCGCCAGGTAAGGGCACTGGATTCCGTAACAGAGGAAGAAGGGCCGAAGTTCCTGCATAACGTGGCCGGTATGATCAAAGGCAGCAGCCATCCGGATGAATACGTGATCTTTTCCGGACATTACGATCATATCGGTATCCGTAAGGCCGTGGAAGGGGACAGTATCGCCAATGGTGCGGATGACGATGCATCCGGCATCACCGCCGTTATATTGCTGGCGGAATATTTTAAACAGCATCCGCCTGCCCGCTCGGTGATCTTTGCGGCCTTCACGGCGGAAGAGATCGGCGGTTTCGGTTCCCGTTTCTTCTCACAGCAGCTTGATCCTGAAAAGATCGTCGCCATGTTCAATATCGAGATGATCGGGAAGGAATCGAAGTTTGGCCGCAACAGCGCTTTCATCACCGGATTCGAACGGTCGGATTTCGGGGAGATGTTACAGCGGAACCTTGAGGGCTCCAGCTTTCAGTTCCACCCGGACCCCTACCCGGAGCAACGCCTGTTCTATCGCTCCGATAACGCCACGCTGGCCCGCCTTGGCGTTCCGGCGCATACCATTTCCACTACGCAGATCGACAAGGATACCCTGTATCATAGCGTTGATGATGAAGTGGAGAGCCTGGATATGAAGAACATTGCCGATATTATCGAAGCGATCGCCGTCAGCGCCAAAAGTATTGTGGACGGGAAGGATACACCGGTGAGGATCAGGAAAGAGGAAGATTAA